A portion of the bacterium genome contains these proteins:
- a CDS encoding methyltransferase domain-containing protein, producing MTAIRPDKPAAYYGRPRREMIAQVPATARRVLDVGCGAGAFGAGLKSAWRERGESLEIWGLEMDPEAGTRAAAVLDRVLIGDAAALAADLPAGHFDAVVFNDVLEHVLDPGALLAAMAPLLVAGGCAVASIPNVRHFPHLWDVVVRGRWDYTDEGILDRTHLRFFTRASMERLFAEAGFAVESVMGINPTGSAKFKLVNLLTLGRWADMRYLQFAIRARREGP from the coding sequence GTGACCGCCATCCGCCCGGACAAGCCCGCGGCCTACTACGGTCGGCCCCGCCGCGAGATGATCGCCCAGGTGCCGGCGACGGCCCGGCGCGTGCTCGACGTGGGTTGTGGCGCGGGGGCGTTCGGGGCCGGGCTCAAGTCCGCCTGGCGCGAGCGCGGCGAGTCCCTCGAGATCTGGGGCCTGGAGATGGATCCGGAAGCCGGCACCCGGGCGGCCGCGGTGCTCGACCGGGTGCTGATCGGCGACGCCGCCGCCCTGGCCGCCGACCTGCCGGCCGGCCACTTCGACGCGGTCGTCTTCAACGACGTCCTCGAGCACGTGCTCGATCCGGGCGCGCTGCTGGCGGCCATGGCCCCGCTGCTGGTCGCCGGGGGGTGCGCAGTGGCCTCGATCCCCAACGTGCGCCACTTTCCCCACCTGTGGGACGTGGTGGTGCGGGGCCGCTGGGACTACACCGACGAGGGCATCCTCGACCGCACGCACCTGCGCTTCTTCACGCGGGCCAGCATGGAGCGCCTCTTCGCCGAGGCCGGCTTCGCCGTCGAGTCGGTCATGGGCATCAATCCGACCGGTTCGGCGAAGTTCAAGCTGGTGAACCTGCTCACCCTCGGCCGCTGGGCCGACATGCGCTACCTGCAGTTCGCCATCCGCGCCCGCCGGGAGGGCCCATGA